In Lentibacillus amyloliquefaciens, one DNA window encodes the following:
- a CDS encoding YolD-like family protein: MSEVNDRGTKKWTAMMMPEHEEMLQQMWHEQEYKKKPVLDEQKQFELNAKLQLALQNDLTVEVEYYNHGVHDTQKLRGKLLVTDPLTGTLQFDDEENTAVLLEDVMEVVID, encoded by the coding sequence ATGAGTGAAGTTAATGACAGAGGAACAAAAAAGTGGACTGCTATGATGATGCCTGAACATGAGGAAATGCTACAGCAAATGTGGCATGAACAAGAATATAAGAAGAAACCAGTTTTAGATGAGCAAAAGCAGTTTGAACTTAATGCCAAGTTGCAACTTGCCTTACAAAATGATCTTACGGTCGAGGTAGAATATTACAATCATGGTGTACATGATACTCAAAAACTAAGAGGGAAGTTATTGGTAACTGATCCATTAACGGGTACTTTACAATTTGACGATGAGGAAAATACGGCAGTTCTCCTTGAAGATGTTATGGAGGTTGTGATTGATTAA
- a CDS encoding amidohydrolase family protein has product MSEECMIRGGKLVTVTSRGTLHDGAIVIKNGKIEAVDEWNSLQKKYPSINVIDYSDYVITPALVDCHTHLLEFAPTTLYPVTSETHFLGGKTILFEALSSGITALGEQICGHPLSDFSIDDYRDAVKDFPMDISFAATSISIGFDKLVHFTSVTKSTPVSQKELSNTALVTDMARQSDYPGENIFINATPANFKASEVPHAGEIIYSFDDLKKIADIYHNEDKQIGVHVAGETAIQMALDAGIDILHHAHGIRNKQIDQAAKQNICIIATPLGGTHLQPNSPENIHNLMSNNIPVSIATDAYLPPYPNIPWLDVDNQTLYGPDSLMPIAHPTMEHLKANGYNENDILALLTKNSATILGKERQFGSLAEGLDANLIVTGGVPGLEITNVSEIKNVFFRGEW; this is encoded by the coding sequence ATGTCTGAGGAATGCATGATACGTGGTGGTAAACTTGTCACTGTGACTTCTCGGGGTACATTACATGACGGTGCAATCGTCATAAAAAATGGAAAAATTGAAGCGGTTGATGAATGGAATTCCCTTCAAAAAAAATATCCCAGTATAAATGTCATCGACTATTCCGACTACGTCATAACACCAGCACTCGTTGACTGTCATACACATCTATTGGAGTTTGCCCCGACGACATTGTACCCGGTCACATCCGAGACACACTTTTTGGGTGGTAAAACGATTCTTTTCGAGGCGTTATCTTCCGGTATAACTGCGCTCGGCGAACAAATCTGCGGTCATCCACTCTCTGATTTTTCGATTGATGATTATCGCGATGCCGTTAAAGATTTCCCTATGGACATCTCATTTGCTGCTACCAGCATTTCTATCGGGTTTGATAAACTGGTGCATTTCACATCTGTTACTAAATCAACACCGGTCAGCCAGAAAGAATTGTCTAACACTGCACTGGTTACTGACATGGCTCGGCAAAGTGACTATCCCGGAGAGAACATATTTATCAATGCAACACCGGCTAATTTTAAAGCAAGTGAAGTTCCACATGCAGGTGAGATCATCTATTCATTCGATGACTTAAAAAAGATTGCTGACATTTATCACAACGAAGACAAACAAATCGGCGTCCATGTCGCAGGCGAAACGGCAATACAGATGGCCTTAGATGCAGGTATAGATATATTGCATCATGCCCATGGCATTAGAAATAAACAAATCGATCAGGCCGCCAAACAAAACATTTGTATTATTGCAACGCCGCTTGGGGGTACACATCTGCAGCCAAATTCTCCAGAAAACATCCATAATTTAATGAGCAACAACATCCCTGTTTCGATTGCAACGGATGCTTATCTTCCGCCATATCCTAATATACCATGGCTCGATGTTGATAACCAAACATTATACGGCCCTGACAGCCTCATGCCAATTGCCCATCCAACAATGGAACATTTAAAAGCGAATGGGTATAACGAAAATGATATCTTGGCGTTACTAACTAAAAATTCGGCTACGATTCTAGGAAAAGAAAGGCAATTTGGTAGCCTTGCAGAAGGATTGGATGCTAATTTGATTGTTACCGGAGGTGTGCCAGGGCTGGAAATTACGAATGTTTCTGAGATTAAGAACGTGTTCTTTAGGGGAGAATGGTAG
- a CDS encoding type I restriction endonuclease subunit R: MSYQSELQLEEEVLEQLNASGYERISIHNVQQLKANFRSILNERHQNKLDGKPLTDWEFNRILTDIEGKNVFDSAMMLRDKYVLERDDETTVYLEFFNTQKWCQNTFQVTNQVSVHDTYKSRYDVTILMNGLPLIQMELKRSGVAISEAFNQIERYRKQNYTGLFRFIQLFVVSNKMETRYYANSDQTIYKGNMFYWSDEKNERINVLKDFTEDFLNPCHAAKMISRYMVLNETDRQLIVLRPYQVYAVESLLQRALETNNNGYIWHTTGSGKTLTSFKASQILAQEEGIQKVIFLVDRKDLDHQTLAEFNKFEQDAVDFTNNTKKLLKQLGDPMRPLLVTTIQKMDNAIKSGHPVMDRYQKDKVIFIIDECHRSQFGDMHRSVREHFQNAQYFGFTGTPRFEENASQDGRATADIFDKCLHYYLIKDAIRDGNVLGFSVEYVNTFDQMARDVPDEYVERINTDEIWMADERIQNVTDHILANHHKKTRERMYTSILTVQSIPMAWKYYQAFQEAKESGEHDLNIATICTYAANEDQEEQDDPVYSRELLDQAIDDYNHMFQTNFSSDTFSSYFADVSKRMKQAMPGNKIDILIVVDMFLTGFDSKKLNTLYVDKNLKHHGLIQAFSRTNRVEKATKPYGNIVCYRDLKSRTDEAIEIFSQTDSTDTVLSSSYEEYLSHFQDILQRVFRIAPTPMDVDQLEKEEDQREFVLAYRDLANTMVKLKTFDEFTFDEATLGIGEQSFEDYKSKYLTLYDSVIQRGKGGEDGESVLDDIDFHIEVLRNDVINVQYIMDLLRDLNLQDSEERDKGRNQIHQLLDKADDDQLRLKADLIREFLDKVVPDLETDQDVDEAFYDFEDQQKEAEIDQFAEAQDYPADILRQLIHEYEFSGHINRNVIDQGLTGSLLVCNKKVTQIKQFIQTTVEKYSVPEFI; encoded by the coding sequence GTGTCTTATCAAAGCGAATTGCAACTAGAAGAAGAAGTGTTAGAACAATTAAACGCATCGGGCTATGAACGCATATCCATACATAATGTGCAACAGCTGAAAGCAAATTTCCGATCCATTTTAAATGAACGGCACCAGAATAAGTTAGATGGGAAACCCCTCACCGATTGGGAATTCAATCGTATCCTCACGGATATAGAAGGAAAAAACGTCTTTGACAGCGCCATGATGCTTCGGGATAAATACGTGTTAGAACGAGACGACGAAACAACGGTCTATCTAGAGTTCTTTAATACGCAAAAATGGTGTCAAAACACATTTCAAGTGACGAATCAGGTCAGTGTGCATGATACCTATAAAAGCCGTTATGACGTTACCATTTTGATGAACGGCCTACCTCTCATCCAAATGGAGTTAAAACGCAGTGGCGTGGCCATATCGGAAGCATTTAATCAGATCGAGCGCTATCGAAAGCAAAACTATACGGGCTTATTCCGTTTTATTCAGCTCTTTGTTGTTAGTAATAAAATGGAGACCCGTTATTATGCTAACAGTGACCAGACGATTTACAAAGGAAACATGTTTTATTGGAGTGACGAAAAAAACGAACGCATCAATGTTTTGAAGGATTTCACGGAAGACTTTCTAAACCCTTGCCATGCAGCTAAAATGATTAGTCGTTATATGGTTCTCAATGAAACCGACCGCCAGCTGATTGTGTTGCGTCCGTATCAGGTTTATGCGGTGGAATCCTTGTTACAGCGAGCACTAGAAACCAATAATAATGGCTATATCTGGCATACCACCGGAAGTGGAAAAACGTTGACGTCCTTCAAGGCAAGCCAAATATTAGCTCAGGAAGAAGGCATCCAAAAAGTGATCTTTCTGGTGGACCGGAAAGACCTCGACCATCAAACTTTGGCGGAGTTTAATAAATTTGAACAAGATGCCGTGGATTTTACGAACAATACCAAGAAATTGCTGAAACAACTGGGAGATCCGATGCGGCCTTTGCTTGTGACGACGATTCAAAAAATGGATAACGCCATTAAATCGGGGCATCCCGTTATGGATCGGTATCAGAAGGATAAGGTCATTTTCATTATTGACGAATGCCACCGGTCGCAATTCGGGGATATGCATCGGTCCGTCCGAGAGCATTTCCAAAACGCGCAGTACTTTGGATTTACAGGAACGCCGCGGTTTGAAGAAAATGCCAGCCAGGACGGACGCGCGACAGCCGATATTTTTGATAAATGCCTGCATTACTATCTTATTAAAGACGCCATACGGGACGGCAATGTCCTTGGCTTTTCTGTCGAATATGTGAATACGTTTGACCAGATGGCACGGGATGTTCCAGATGAATATGTGGAACGTATCAATACGGATGAAATCTGGATGGCAGATGAACGGATCCAAAATGTAACCGATCATATCTTGGCAAATCATCATAAAAAAACGCGCGAGAGAATGTATACGTCCATTTTGACGGTTCAAAGCATTCCAATGGCTTGGAAATATTATCAAGCTTTTCAAGAAGCCAAGGAATCAGGGGAGCACGATTTAAACATTGCGACGATCTGTACTTACGCCGCCAATGAAGATCAAGAGGAACAGGATGATCCCGTGTATTCCCGAGAATTGTTGGATCAAGCGATCGATGATTACAATCACATGTTCCAAACCAACTTTTCCTCGGATACCTTTAGCAGTTATTTTGCGGATGTTTCTAAACGCATGAAACAAGCCATGCCGGGAAATAAAATTGATATTTTAATTGTCGTCGATATGTTTTTAACCGGCTTTGACAGCAAAAAGCTTAATACCTTGTATGTCGATAAAAACTTAAAACATCACGGGTTGATTCAGGCGTTTTCTCGTACCAATCGCGTGGAAAAAGCAACAAAGCCTTACGGCAACATTGTTTGTTACCGAGATTTAAAATCCAGAACTGATGAAGCCATTGAGATCTTTTCGCAAACGGATAGTACTGATACTGTGCTGAGTTCCTCCTATGAAGAGTATTTAAGCCATTTTCAGGATATTCTTCAGCGCGTTTTTCGAATCGCTCCTACCCCGATGGATGTTGATCAGTTAGAGAAAGAGGAAGATCAGCGTGAATTTGTATTAGCTTACCGGGATTTAGCCAATACCATGGTGAAACTGAAAACCTTCGATGAATTCACCTTTGATGAAGCTACCTTAGGAATTGGAGAACAATCCTTTGAAGACTATAAAAGCAAATATCTCACCCTTTACGATAGCGTGATTCAACGCGGAAAAGGCGGCGAAGATGGGGAATCCGTGCTGGATGATATCGATTTTCACATCGAAGTGCTGCGCAACGATGTCATTAACGTGCAATACATCATGGATCTCCTTCGAGACCTTAACCTGCAAGATTCAGAAGAACGAGACAAAGGGCGCAATCAGATCCATCAGTTACTGGATAAAGCCGATGACGACCAGCTGCGTCTTAAAGCCGATTTAATCCGAGAATTCCTCGATAAAGTCGTTCCGGATTTGGAAACAGATCAAGATGTAGACGAAGCGTTCTATGATTTTGAAGACCAGCAAAAAGAAGCTGAAATCGATCAATTTGCGGAAGCCCAGGATTATCCGGCAGATATACTCCGTCAACTTATTCATGAATATGAATTTAGTGGTCATATTAACCGCAATGTGATTGATCAAGGCCTAACCGGCAGTCTGCTTGTGTGTAATAAGAAAGTGACCCAGATTAAACAATTTATCCAAACGACTGTCGAAAAGTATAGCGTACCGGAATTCATTTAA
- a CDS encoding restriction endonuclease subunit S, which yields MTAFFAYHNGTLLQRLTEADQGVPSMVYDRQMLDKDAGEYIRDSDTPKTITLGDASDPKRIYEGNIVMQLMTEKCAIVSPDHTGAILPYNFMHIEVDTDRIDPFYFVYWWDWSPEALAQRHQMKQGSSSVQKITARQLQDLHITLPPLDKQQRMGKVNENRKRIQYLRQKRETLMDQYLAQQFFKGEHV from the coding sequence GTGACGGCTTTTTTTGCCTATCATAACGGAACCCTTCTCCAACGTTTAACCGAAGCCGATCAGGGGGTACCGTCCATGGTCTATGATCGGCAAATGCTGGATAAGGACGCAGGGGAATACATCCGGGATTCGGATACTCCCAAAACGATCACACTCGGTGACGCTTCGGATCCGAAGCGCATTTACGAAGGGAATATTGTCATGCAGCTCATGACGGAGAAATGCGCGATCGTTTCCCCCGACCATACCGGGGCCATTCTCCCCTATAATTTTATGCATATTGAGGTTGATACTGACCGTATCGATCCCTTTTATTTTGTGTATTGGTGGGACTGGTCGCCAGAAGCTCTTGCACAGCGTCACCAGATGAAACAGGGAAGCAGTTCAGTACAGAAAATAACGGCTCGGCAATTGCAGGATTTGCATATCACGCTGCCCCCTCTTGATAAGCAACAACGTATGGGAAAGGTCAACGAAAACCGAAAACGAATCCAATATTTGCGGCAAAAACGCGAAACATTAATGGACCAGTATTTAGCGCAACAATTTTTTAAGGGGGAACATGTATGA